GATCGTGGAGTGGGTCACGGCGCATCTCCACACCTGAACATTCCGGGGCCTCGTGCGCGGCGCTCCGGGTGAGGCGCCCCGCTTGCTCGGGAGGCGGCCCGGACCGGTCTACTCCTTTCGGGGGATGGGCGGAGGGCCCCACCATGAGCTTTCTCCGTCTCGGGCGATGGAGGGCCCGCACCATGGACCTGCCGGACTTCAACAAGAAGCAGCACCTGCTCGCCTATGAGTTGATGCATGCCTTCCTCGACTCATGGACCTTGTCGGAGCTCCACGAGTCCACGGAGGCCGACCTGGCGAGGCTCTTCCAAGCGGACCATGTGGCGCTGTGCCTCATGGATCCATCGCTCCCCACGGGCTTCGATTGGAAGGCGAGGGAGACGGCTTCCTTCCTCCAGGGCTACTACCAGTGGTTCCAGGAGGACTTCGTCTTCCAATGGCTCTCCCGACAGCCCAACACGGCGCTGAGCGACACGGAGATGCTCCGGGGGGAGAAGCTCGAGAACACGGAGACGTACCGGCGCAGCCGTCAGGCGCACCTGCGGCTGCGACATGTCCTGTCGGTCTTGATCTCCCCCGAGAGCCAGCAGGGCCAGGGCGCGGTCGCGCTGTACAGTGATCGCTCCAAGCCCTTCTCCGAGGAGCACCGGCTCATCCTCCAGTGGTTCACGCCCTTTCTGAAGAGCGCGTTCCACAATGTCATGCGGCTCGCCTCCCTGGGCTTCCGCCAACAACTCCTGGAGGCGCTCGCGCATCAGACCTCCGCGTCCCTGGTGTTGACGGAGCAATCGCGGGAGCTGCTGCGAACGGCGCCCG
Above is a window of Cystobacter fuscus DNA encoding:
- a CDS encoding helix-turn-helix transcriptional regulator yields the protein MSFLRLGRWRARTMDLPDFNKKQHLLAYELMHAFLDSWTLSELHESTEADLARLFQADHVALCLMDPSLPTGFDWKARETASFLQGYYQWFQEDFVFQWLSRQPNTALSDTEMLRGEKLENTETYRRSRQAHLRLRHVLSVLISPESQQGQGAVALYSDRSKPFSEEHRLILQWFTPFLKSAFHNVMRLASLGFRQQLLEALAHQTSASLVLTEQSRELLRTAPVTPLLEKWFSRSSLNLAGIPRDWVERLTELVRTERDPVPGRDTWRSNRPGEELKVTFRRLPRLENGRFWEVTMEEFMLLPREWLRILTPRQIEVATCLVREGCDDEELTRLLKGEREKYSVETVKTHLRAIYKRVGAEGRTDFISRALRP